Part of the Mesoaciditoga lauensis cd-1655R = DSM 25116 genome, TCTTTTTTAAGTCTGCCCCCGCTTGCGGGGGAAGTGCCAACGCAAGTTGGCAAAGGGGGAGAAAAAGATTACCAAGAACAAGAAACTAAAAGTTCTTGCAAGGAATTTAAGGAAAGACATGACTTTATCCGAAACGCTACTATGGCAATATTTGAGGAAAGGTCAAATGTTAGGGTATAGATTTAGAAGGCAAGAGGTAATAGGAAA contains:
- a CDS encoding DUF559 domain-containing protein, with amino-acid sequence MAKGEKKITKNKKLKVLARNLRKDMTLSETLLWQYLRKGQMLGYRFRRQEVIG